A region of the Denitrificimonas caeni genome:
GTAAGCCCTGTGCTTGCAGCTTAAGTAGTCGCGTGACTGCTGTACCGATATTGATCGGCGTATCTAAGCTGGGTGTCCAGCTTTGTGTCAGGCTGATGTCTTGAGCGGGCAGCCAGACGGCATCAGTTGGGTAGTCGTTGGGAATATCTTTGACCTGCAAAGGAATACGAGCTGATTTCACTTCAATACGTTGCCCAGGCTGCGCAGTGAAGGGGGTTAAAGAGTGGGGGTCGTGGCCAGCCAAAGTTGCTGAGAAGGTTTGTGGCGGGATGTTAATGAGGCCGCTTTGCTGTGGGAAAATTGCGTAGCTGACTTCAATCACGCCATGGCGCACGCCGTTAATATGCCGCTCAAAGGTACGTGGCTTATCGAGTTGCTCAACCCGGGCATTATCCAGCAGCAGCGGTGTTAGGTTGCCGTCAGAAAACAATGGAATGGCGTGGTAAATGCGTAAGGTTAGGATCACTTGAGCTTGAATATAAACCCAGTCGCGGTCGAGTTGGGTGTCAATGTAGACCGGCTCAAGCTGGCCAATATTTTGCTCGGTGACATCTTTGATATACAGATTGATGGGTGTGCTTTGCAGGTCACCTAAGCTGAGCGGGGGAATGATTACAAAGCCGGTTTGCTTAGGCAGTAAGGTTAGTAACCACTGAGTTACTGGACGCTCAACCCCTGTGGCAGTACTTAAACGGTTGACTTGTCGACTGGAAAGTAACTCAAAAAAAGGTTTCAGTGGGCTCAGATCTGGGGTTAAAAATTGAGTGGTGTCATCTGATTCTAAAATCAGCTGCACACTTTCCCCTGCATTGAGCTGCATGCGATCAACGCTGGCGGTAAAAGACGCTGCTTGAGCGAGTGGCATGCACAGCAGTAATAAACAAGTCAGGCAGTAGACTGCTATATCACGAGGGTTCACGGGGCTGTCTCCTGAGCATTTTGCTCATACCAAAACTTACGCTTTAAGAGCTCGCTGGGGTTATCAGGGATTTGCTCAAGCCAGTCCTCTAATTGTATAGGTTGTTCTGTGGACGCTGGTTCACTTGATGCTGGGTGGTCGCTGCTCGCTATTGTACTGGGCTTTGTTACTGCTGGCGTATCCGGCTTTTGCGCTGCGGTAAATGCTGGTGTTGCGCCTGTGCTGCTTGGGTCGTCTGCAGCGGCGCTTGCTGTTGTTGATGGCGCTACAGCAGTAGCAGGGGTGGCAGTTGTGCTGGGTTGGGCTGGTGTTTTGGCGTTAGGTTCGAGCGCTGCTGGTTCTGTAGCGTCGCTTGCTGTGGTTAAATGCTCTGTAACCACGGCCAAGTTATATTGCGCGGCAAGCATATTAGGTGCCTGGGTTAAAGCTTGCTGATAAGCCGCAATTGCGTCTTGCAGTGCTCCAGCTAAGGCTAAGGCATTGCCGCGGTTATAGTGGGCAGTGGCATCCTCTCGTTGTGCGAAGAGCTCAGCCGCAGCTTGATAGTCTTCAGCTAAATATAGGGCCGTGGCGCGCCATTGCATATCAGTAAAGCGCTCTGCTGCTAATGCCGGTTGCTCAGCAATCAGTCTGGCACCTTGTTGATCAGGTCGTAGCCATAAGTCTTCAAGGTTAAAAGCCAGTGCTTCCTGCGCGGGTAAGACACACACCAGTACTATCAGTAAACTGCCGCGCCGAGCGAAACTGGCAGTGATTAACAGCAGTGGCAAAATAAGCCAATAGCCTTGATCAAAGTGGTTTTTTGCGCCCGCGCTAATTGCCGCAGTGAGATTGTGGTTGACGGGAGTAAACATATCTAGGGCAAGCAGGTCACTGTCGTCAGTGCTGAGACGGCTATAAGGACTCTGCGTATGCTCGGCTAACAGTTGCAGTGACGTTTCATTGAGGCGGCTAATAATAATGGCACCAGTAGCGTCAGTGAGTAAGTGTCCTTGTGTTGATTGCACAATGGGCGCTCCAGCAGTGCTACCCACCCCGATAATTTTTAGCTCAATGGGCTGGCGTTGTAAGTGTTGTTCAATGGCTGCCTGTTCTAAAGTTGACACACCTGTGCTGAATAAGAGTATCTGGCCTTCACCTTGCGCGCCCTGCGCTAACAGATCAGTTGCCCGGGCAATAGCTAAATCTGCGCGCTTGCCGGGCGTTGGCATCAAGTCCGGTTGCAGTGCTTGCAGCAAGTTTTGACTGGTGAGTAGATCGTTGCTCAGCGGGACTAGGGTGTGAGCGCTGCCGGCGTAAACCACTAAGGCGGTATATGCTGCGTCGCGCTCTTTGAGTAGATTATTTATTTTTTCCCGCGCTTGATCTAGGCGGCTAGGGGCTAAATCCTCAGCCAGCATCTCAGGGGTTAATTCAAGGGCAATCACCAGTGGTGGCAGATCGCGTTCGTGATTATTGGTCGGGGTGTATTGCTCCCAGCTAGGGCCTAACAATGCCAAAATAGCACAGAGCCATGCGCAGCCGAGCAGCCAGTAGCGGCTGTTATGATCTTTAGCGCTATTGGACTTGAGTAAAATCGTTTGAAAGGCTTCAGGTAGCCAGCTGCGCCAGTCATTTTTTGATTGCTGCGTACGATAAAACCCCCAGCTTAACAGCAGCACTAGAGGCACACAGAGTAGCCAGTAAGGCCGCGTCCAATCAGGCCACAGGCTGAGGAGTGTTGGCATCAGTTCAGCTCCTTGGTTGCTGTCCGAGTGCGGTAAATACGCAGGGCTATCCACAGCATACTGAGTACGAGCGCAGCAGCCAAAGGCCAGTTGTAAAGCTCTTGGTACTGACGTTGCGGCTTTTGATAGGTGGCGCTGGGTTCAAGCTGATTAAGGGCTTGGTGAATATGAGTTAAATCGGTGCTGTCGGCGATATGAAAGTATGCACCAGAGGTTATTTGAGCAATGTCTTGAAGGCTATGTTCATCGAGTTCTAAGCTGCTGGCGTCAATGAGATTGGCGAGTTCTTGGCTCGCTGCGCTACCAACGCCCAGGGTATAAACTTTAATTTGATAACGCGCGGCTAGTTGCGCTGCGGCAGTGGGTGCCATGACGCCACTGTTATTAGCTCCGTCGGTGATTAAAACAAGCACTCGCTGCTGCGCTGGGCGCTGGCGCAGTCGCTTAATGGCTAAGCCAATGGCATCGCCAATTGCTGTGGTGTGACCGGCAATACCAGGTTGTGCTTCTTGCACCCAAGTGCGCACGCTGTGGTGGTCATAGGTTAAGGGCGCTTGTAAGTAAGCCTGGCTGCCAAATAAAATCAGCCCTAAGCGATCGCCGTGGCGTTCTGCAATGAAGTTATCCAGCCAATGTTTGACCAACTCCATACGGGTCACGCTGCGCCCATCTAAGTGCATGTCGCTGTATAGCATTGAGCTGGAGACATCGACAGCAATCAGTAGGTCGCGGCCGCTGCTGGCTTGCTCTGGTAAGCTGCCATGCAATTGTGGCCGTGCGCCGGCAGTCAATAATAGCAGCCAAAGCAGGCTGTAAATAAAGCTGTGGCTGTGTAACCGTGCTAGAACACCCGATTGCTGGTGCTGCAGGGTCTCTAGTTCAGCATAAAAAGGAACCTTGAGTTGCGCGCTGTGCTGGCGAGCAGGTGGGGTAAAACGGCGTAGTAACCAGGGGAGTGGCAGCAGTAAAAACAGCCACGGCCAAGCAAATTCAAACATGCTTACGAATCCAAGTGTCGATGGCTTGCTCAAGTTGCATGATTGATTTGTCATCTAGGGTGCAGTTGGGTTGGTAGGCACCTTGGACTAAAATCATCCAGCGGCTGAGTCCGGCTGCGGGGCAGCGGCTATCTAAAAAAGCCAACCATTCGCGGCCACTTAGAGTGTGGCTGGTAAAGTCTGGGTAGCGCGCTGCACAAATACGCTTAAGTAATTGATTCAACTGCTGCAGCCATGGCCCAGCATGTTGGCCGTCAAAAGGTTTGTTGAGTGCCTGCAGTTGCTGTAGAGCACTGTCGCGTAACGGGTCATCGTTGGCAGGCTGTATGCGCTGTGGATGTATTTGGGCACGGTAATACCAAGCTCCGCCTAAAAACAACAGCAAGAGTAGTACTAACCACCAGCCTAAAGCGGGCGGCCACCAGCTCACTGCCGGAGGTAAAATAATGGGCTGCAGTTGCTCAGGACTAATCATCAGCAGCTACCTGTGCAGCAGAGTTTTTGCTTAGGCTAAACCCCTGCAGTTGTTGCAATACGCAAGGTGTTGTACTCAGTGGCAATAAAGGGGCGTTGAGTTGTTGCGCGATACTTTGCCAGGCTTGCTGATAAGCCGCACCACGCTGTTGCCATTGCTCACGCAAGTTGCGTGCGTCAGTATTAATGCTCAGTGTTTTCTCGCCTAAGGCAAATTGCGCTTCACCCAAGTGCGGCAGACTGTGCTCTAAAGGGTCGCAGAGCGGCAGTAACAGTAACTCAGCATGCTCTGCAAGGCGGCGGAGCATGGCGCTGCTCTGCGTAGTTAGATGGCGCTCATTGCAAATTAAAATAATTAGACTGCCGGTACGGGTCAAGCGCCGTGCTTGCAATAGTGCGTCAGTGAGCGGGTTATCTGTATTTTGCGCCATGGCGTGTTGTAGGCGCTGATTAGCAGCAGCAATGGCTTGAAGAAAGTGTAAGACGCTGTGTTTATTGCGTTGCGTGGGAATATGGGTGCTGTCCGCGTCGGTAAAAACTAAGCCGCCCACACGGTCATTGTGGCGTAGGCTGGCCCAAGCAAATAAGCTGGCCACTTGGGCGGCAATCACAGATTTAAAGTTACCTGTGCTGGCAAAAAACACATGCAAACTTTGCTCAACAACAATGAATACAGGGCGCTCACGCTCTTCGTGGAAGACTTTTGTATGCACCTCGCCTGTGCGCGCAGTTACCCGCCAGTCAATACTGCGCGCATCATCACCGGCTTGATAAGCGCGCACCTGATCAAAGTCCATGCCGCGTCCGCGTAAGCGTGAACGGTGCAGGCCAAGTAAGGTGCTGTGTTGCAGCGGTGAGCTAAACAACTGAACTTTAGCCAAATGATGGCGCAAACCCAGTAAATACTCTAGGTCAACGTGCGTGCGGCCTGACTTACCCATTAGGCAACCGCGACAACATCAAGTAAGAGTTGTAAAACCTGCTCTTGATCAATCCCTGCTGCTTCAGCCTCAAAGGATAAAATAATCCGATGGCGTAAAGTGTCGAAGATTACTGCTTGAATATCTTCTGGGCTGACATAGTCCCGGCCGGCCAACCAAGCGTGAGCCCGGGCGCAACGATCAATGGCGATAGAGCCGCGTGGGCTGGCGCCAAAGCGTATCCATTGGGCCAGTTGCGCATCGTATTTGGCCGGTGTGCGTGTGGCAATCACCAGCTGAATCAGATATTCCTCCATGGCGTCAGCCATATACAAATTGAGGATTTCTTTGCGGGCAGCAAAGATAATGTCCTGAGTCAGCTGTTGTGGTGGCTTGGTCTCGCCGTGTAGGGCTATGCCGCGCGCTTGTTGGAGGATTTTTCGCTCAATTTGTGCATCAGGGAAACCGATTTTTACATGCATTAAAAAACGGTCCAGTTGTGCTTCAGGCAGCGGGTAGGTCCCTTCTTGCTCAATTGGGTTTTGTGTGGCCGTCACTAAAAATAAACTGGGTAAGGGGTAAGTGCTGTTGCCAATACTGACCTGATGTTCAGCCATGGCTTCCAGTAGTGCTGATTGCACTTTAGCCGGAGCACGGTTAATTTCGTCAGCTAGAATAAGGTTGTGAAAGACGGGGCCCTGTTGAAACTCAAACAGCGCACTTTCTGGGCGATAGATATCTGAGCCAGTGATGTCAGAGGGTAATAAGTCTGGGGTGAATTGAATACGTTGGAAACTGGCCTCTAAACCTTCGGCTAAGTATTTGATCGCCTTGGTTTTGGCTAAACCTGGAGCACCTTCAACCAGTAAATGCCCGTCTGCCAGTAAGGCAATCAGCAAACGATCCACGAGGCGTTCTTGGCCTAGGATTTGGTTAGTTAAGTAGTGGCGCAAAGCAAGTAAGGCTTCATGGGGTGACATAGCGTGCCTTCTCAATACAAAGTTCTATAGCTGCAGTGTAATGCATGTGCTGAGCTTGTGGATATGCATGGTTGGCAAATCTGCGCGCACTGCAGTTAAAAGGGCGTGGGGCAGTTGAAGTCTAAGCGCTGTTTGGAGTTTGGCTGAGTAATACTCAAGGCGTTAGCATGTAGGCATAGGCGCGGCGCCGCTTGCACAGCCAGGTCGTGGGCGTAAAGAATATCGCCGAGAATAGGATGGTCAATTGCTTGCATATGCACCCGTAACTGATGCGAGCGCCCAGTGTAAGGGGTGAGTTCGATGCGGCAATAATCAGGGTTGCGCTCTAATACTTGCCAAAATGTCAGAGCATGCTTGCCCAGTTCATGGTCAACAATTTGTCGTGGCTTATTGGGTGGATCATAGCGGAGCGGTAACTCCACTTGCCCCGCATCCTCAGTAAACTGACCCCAGCACAGTGCCGTGTAGCGCTTCTCAACTTCGCGATCATGAAATTGGCGTGATAGCTCACGATGAGCTTCAGCGTTTCTAGCAAGAACCATGAGACCTGTGGTTTCCCAGTCGAGACGGTGCACAATTAGGGCATCAGGGTAGCCGTTGTCTTGCAAACGAGTGATCAGGCAGTCTTTGTTATCTGCTGCACGGCCAGGTACTGAGAGTAACAAGGTGGGCTTGTTAACAACCAATATATCAGCGTCAGCATAGATAATTTCAATGCTTGAGAGTGGCATACCGAACCCTATAAATAAATTTGGCGACCCGTGGCCGCCAAACAGTGATTACGCTCATGCTGACGGCTTTAACGGTCTGGCAGGGTAATATTTAATTCAAGAATTGAGCAGCTGCCTTTGCTATCTAGGGCAACCTGCACCTGCTCTTGGTCGATTTTTACGTACTTGCGAATCACCTCAACCAGCTCTTTTTGTAGGGCAGGTAGGTAATCCGGTTCGTCACGCTGGCCACGTTCGTGGGCAACAATGATTTGTAGGCGCTCTTTAGCGAGAGAAGCGCTTGGTGCTTTTTTGCGTGTTCTAAAAAAGTCTATAATGCTCACTGCTTACCTCCGAACATGCGCTGGAGAAAGCCTTTTTTCTGTACATCGAGGAAACGGTGTGGAACCTCTTTTCCTAACAGGCGTTCAACAGCGTCGCTGTAGGCTTGGCCGGCATCACTTTCTTCATCAAGAATGACTGGTACACCTTGGTTCGAGGCTTTCAGCACTGCTTGTGATTCTGGGATAACACCGATCATTTGAATCGATAAGATCTCTTCGACATCTTCCACGCTGAGCATTTCACCACGGGCAACACGTTCTGGACAGTAACGGGTTAAGAGTAGGTGCTCGGTAATGGGTTCGCGACCTTCTTCAGCACGCTTAGACTTACTGGAGAGCAGACCCAGCATGCGGTCAGAGTCACGTACCGAGGATACTTCAGGGTTGGTCACAACAATGGCCGCATCTGCTAGGTACATTGCTAGGTGCGCGCCTTTTTCGATACCTGCCGGTGAGTCGCAGATCACATATTCAAACTGTTCGGCCAGCTCGGTGAGGACTTTTTCTACCCCTTCTTGGGTGAGAGCGTCTTTGTCGCGGGTTTGGCTGGCGGCGAGAATATAGAGGTTTTCTAAACGCTTATCTTTGATTAACGCTTGATTTAAGGTGGCATCACCGTTTATCACGTTAACGAAGTCATACACAACGCGGCGCTCGCAACCCATAATTAAGTCAAGGTTACGCAAACCCACATCAAAGTCGACAATGACAGTTCTATGTCCGCGTAATGCAAGGCCGGTACCAATTGCTGCGCTGGTGGTGGTTTTTCCAACACCGCCTTTACCTGATGTTACAACGAGAATCTTAGACAAGCGGGTCACCTTTTGAAAATAGTAAAGGGTAGTTGAATCATTGATTATAAAGTGTTCACTGCCATAAAGGTATAGATCAGAGTGCAGAGATCTGCAACTGTTCCTCATTTAGACAAGTTTGTGTGGCTTTCCCCCATAAAGGGTCACGGCGCAGGTCTTCAGCAACCTTATATTGACCGGCAATTGATAGCAGCTCAGCACCCAGCTGCTGGCAAAAAATACGAGCATCAAGGTTGCCATTGATCCCCGCCAAGGCGCGGCCACGTAATGGGCCATACACATGAATATTGCCATCGGCTAAAAGTTCAGCGCCGGCGCTGACTGCAGCCAGCACAATTAAGTCTGAGTTTTTCGCATAAATTTGCTGGCCACTGCGCACTGGCTGAGTAATGATTTTTGCCGGCATAAGCTCTGGCTCCACTGGCTCAACCACTTGCGCAGTAGCAGGGGTTATTGCTAAGGGCCGTTCGCGGGCGTTGCTCGGTGCTAATACCGCTATATCTAAGAGATTTGCTGCGGCTATGTGTTCTGGAGATTCGGTGCGCACAGCCAGTGCACGTAGACCGTGTTGACGGCAGATGCTGAGTAAACTTGCTAAGTCTAAAGGCTGAGCACCCTCGGGGTATTTATCTAACGCGAGAATAATTGGGGCATCTTGGAAAAACTGCGGTGCTTGCTCAACTTTCTCCGCCAACTGTACGTTTAGGCGGTCTGGGTCATTGGCGGTGAGTTCTAAAATAGTTAAGGCGAGCATACTGCCTTTAAGCTCAAACACAGACCGATTCTCAAGAGGATCTACTTGATTCATTGAAGGCTCTACGAAATATAAAAATAAAAGTGAGTTATAGCGCTAAGCTTGGCAGGCTGCAAATGCATAAGCCATGTAGAATGTAAGTTTTACGCTGTTTGGTGTTAAGTATGAAGCATTCTGGATTTGATATCGCCTTTTTGCATCCACGCTATTGGTTGTTGTGGTTGGGATTGGCGCTTTTATGGTTATTAACCCAGTTACCCTATGTGTTTTTACTGGCCCTGGGGCGTGGTTTAGGTCGCATCATGTTGTATCTGGCGGGCAGCCGTCGGCATATTGTGCGACGCAATCTTGAGTTGTGCTTTCCGCACTTGAGTGAGCCTGAGCGCGAGCAGTTATTACGAGAAAATTTCGCTTCGATGGGCATCGCTTTTTTTGAAATGGCGATGAGTTGGTGGTGGCCGAAAAAGCGTTTGAGTAAACTATTAAAAGTGGAAGGTTTGGAGCATTTGCAAGCAGCGCAAGAGCAAAACCAAGGGGTTATCTTAATGGCGATCCATTTCACCACTTTAGAGATTGGCGCCGCTTTATTAGGTCAGCGCCATACCATCGATGGTATGTATCGCGCGCACAACAACCCAGTCTTTGATTATGTGCAGCGTCGTGGTCGTGAGCGCCATAATGCTGATTCGCGTGCCATTGAGCGTGAAGATGTGCGCGGAATGTTAAAGGTACTGCGTCAAGGACGAGCCATATGGTATGCACCAGACCAAGACTATGGTCCAAAACAGAGCCTTTTTGTACCGCTATTTGGTGTCCCAGCTGCTACAGTGACAGCCACAAGTAAGTTTGCCAAGTTGGGCCGCGCGCAAGTGATCCCCATGACACAAACACGTTTACCCCATGCCCAAGGTTATCTGATAAAAATCGAGCCAGCCCTTAGCAACTTCCCAGGCGCTTCCGATGAGGAAGATTGCTTACGGCTCAATCAGTGGGTTGAGCAGGCGATTAGTCAGCAGCCTGAGCAATATTTATGGGCGCACCGGCGTTTTAAAACTCGACCTGAAGGTGAGGCGAAGCTGTATTGAAAACAGAGGAACAGGCAGCTGCACTGAAAATATTGCAGGATGCCAAAAAGCAGGCCACCACTGGCTTGATACTCTCCGGAGGTGGTGCCCGTGCTGCATATCAAGTGGGTGTATTAGCGGCTATTGCAGACTTACTGCCGGAGTCGTCTGACAACCCTTTTGAAGTGATTGTGGGGACTTCAGCGGGTGCGATTAATGCAGTGAGTTTGGCCAGCGGTGCCTTAGACTTTCAGCAGTCAATACGCAAGTTAACGGCTGTGTGGCAAAGTTTTAGCACCAATAAAGTGTATCGCACAGATTGGCTGGGCGTCTTGCGGCAGGCCGGGCGTTTTGTGGGTAAAAACCTATTGGGCTTTGGCCGCGGCTTAGAGCCTATTGCCTTGCTGGATAATGCTCCGCTGCGAGAGTTGCTGTTAAAAGAATTAGACTTTTCTGGGATCAGTTTATCGGTCGCGCGCCGTAAGTTACGTGCAGTGGCGATTACTGCCTTTGCTTATCAATCTGGGCAAGCCATTACCTTTTATCAGGGGCGCGGTAATATTGAACCCTGGACGCGACATCGGCGCCAAGGCTTGCCGGCCCGTCTGCGGGTTGAGCACCTCATGGCCAGCTCAGCCATTCCTTTGCTATTCCAGCCAGTGCGCTTGAATTACGAGTACTTTGGCGATGGCGCGGTGCGTCAAGCTGCGCCCATTAGTCCAGCCTTACATTTAGGTGCAGATCGTGTTTTGGTGATTGGAGTGCGCAGTCAGCAGCAAGAGGAGGAAATCATTCCCAAAACGGCGCGACCACCGACTTTAGCGCAAATAGGTGGCCACCTATTAAACAGCACTTTTATTGATAACCTAGAATCTGACTTGGAGTTGCTTGGGCGTTTAAATGAGCTGGGCCAGATGTTGCCCGAAGAACAGCGCAGTAAGCATTTAGGGCTTTCTCCGGTGGAGGTCTTAGTGATTTCCCCGAGTAAAAGTATTGATGAAATTGCTGCGCGGCACCGCCATCAGTTGCCAGCCTCCATACGCTTGTTTTTACGCGGCCCCGGTGGGATGCGTACCAGTGGTGGTGGCGTTTTAAGTTATTTGTTATTTGAGCGCAGCTATTGCAACGAATTGATCGAGCTGGGCTATCAAGATGCCATCAGTAAGAAAGATGAGCTGTCTGCTTTTTTAGGCATCAGCCCATCGTGACTTAATTAGCTGTCATCAGCATTGCTGTTGCCTGTGCGGCTCGCCACTTGTTGTGTGCGACAGTTTAAGTAAATTGAGCTTTGCAGCCACTCTTGGTCTGGGTACCAAGAAAACATAAACTGACCGCCTTTTAGGTTGTCGACCACGGTGCGACCAATTTCAGGGCGCACTGCTGGGCAACCTTGACTGCGACCAATGCGACCTTGGCTTTTGATCCATTCCGGATTTACATAGTCAGCGGAGTGGATAACGATAGCTCGTTCACGAGCGCGGTCGTTAAAGCCAGGCTCTAAACCATCCATACGTAATGAATAACCGTGCTTGCCTTGGTAGCTTTCTGCTGTGCGAAACAAACCAATACTGGACTGATGACTGCCGTTGGTGTTGGAAAAACTGGTGGCGAAATTATCACCTGAGCGATTGCCGTGGGCGACAAAGTCATGCAAAACCAGCTTTTCATTCTGTAGGTCAAAAATCCATAAGCGCTTGTCGCTGGACGGTAATGAGAAATCGATCACTGCTAAACGGTTAGCGGGCTCTGCACCATTGTTTAATGCGCATTGCATGGCGCTTAAAGCGGTGGATAACACCTTACTATCTAACGTTGGTGCAGCTTGCGTGAGGGCTTTAGACAGCTGAATGGGAAGGGTTGCGGCAGATGCGTAAAAAGTGCTTAAACTGGCGGTGGCAACAAAAAATGAGCGAATAAAAAAAGTACGAAGCATAAAAATGATCTCAATACAGCACAAAGAGTGCATGATAAAAAATTAGGTTAGGACCTACTGCTGCATGTGTCTCTGTGTTGTTGTTTTTATAATTGTGATACAACGGACTTAGCAGGCGTCTTCTAATGCGGTGCGCATATTTAAGTCGCGTATCTTAACAGCTCATTGAATGGATCCAAACTCTTGCTTAAAAAATACACATGGTTGGCTTTGGCTATTGGCCTCACTCATAGCGCGTTCAGCTCT
Encoded here:
- the minC gene encoding septum site-determining protein MinC yields the protein MNQVDPLENRSVFELKGSMLALTILELTANDPDRLNVQLAEKVEQAPQFFQDAPIILALDKYPEGAQPLDLASLLSICRQHGLRALAVRTESPEHIAAANLLDIAVLAPSNARERPLAITPATAQVVEPVEPELMPAKIITQPVRSGQQIYAKNSDLIVLAAVSAGAELLADGNIHVYGPLRGRALAGINGNLDARIFCQQLGAELLSIAGQYKVAEDLRRDPLWGKATQTCLNEEQLQISAL
- the minD gene encoding septum site-determining protein MinD, yielding MSKILVVTSGKGGVGKTTTSAAIGTGLALRGHRTVIVDFDVGLRNLDLIMGCERRVVYDFVNVINGDATLNQALIKDKRLENLYILAASQTRDKDALTQEGVEKVLTELAEQFEYVICDSPAGIEKGAHLAMYLADAAIVVTNPEVSSVRDSDRMLGLLSSKSKRAEEGREPITEHLLLTRYCPERVARGEMLSVEDVEEILSIQMIGVIPESQAVLKASNQGVPVILDEESDAGQAYSDAVERLLGKEVPHRFLDVQKKGFLQRMFGGKQ
- a CDS encoding VWA domain-containing protein yields the protein MPTLLSLWPDWTRPYWLLCVPLVLLLSWGFYRTQQSKNDWRSWLPEAFQTILLKSNSAKDHNSRYWLLGCAWLCAILALLGPSWEQYTPTNNHERDLPPLVIALELTPEMLAEDLAPSRLDQAREKINNLLKERDAAYTALVVYAGSAHTLVPLSNDLLTSQNLLQALQPDLMPTPGKRADLAIARATDLLAQGAQGEGQILLFSTGVSTLEQAAIEQHLQRQPIELKIIGVGSTAGAPIVQSTQGHLLTDATGAIIISRLNETSLQLLAEHTQSPYSRLSTDDSDLLALDMFTPVNHNLTAAISAGAKNHFDQGYWLILPLLLITASFARRGSLLIVLVCVLPAQEALAFNLEDLWLRPDQQGARLIAEQPALAAERFTDMQWRATALYLAEDYQAAAELFAQREDATAHYNRGNALALAGALQDAIAAYQQALTQAPNMLAAQYNLAVVTEHLTTASDATEPAALEPNAKTPAQPSTTATPATAVAPSTTASAAADDPSSTGATPAFTAAQKPDTPAVTKPSTIASSDHPASSEPASTEQPIQLEDWLEQIPDNPSELLKRKFWYEQNAQETAP
- a CDS encoding BatD family protein — translated: MNPRDIAVYCLTCLLLLCMPLAQAASFTASVDRMQLNAGESVQLILESDDTTQFLTPDLSPLKPFFELLSSRQVNRLSTATGVERPVTQWLLTLLPKQTGFVIIPPLSLGDLQSTPINLYIKDVTEQNIGQLEPVYIDTQLDRDWVYIQAQVILTLRIYHAIPLFSDGNLTPLLLDNARVEQLDKPRTFERHINGVRHGVIEVSYAIFPQQSGLINIPPQTFSATLAGHDPHSLTPFTAQPGQRIEVKSARIPLQVKDIPNDYPTDAVWLPAQDISLTQSWTPSLDTPINIGTAVTRLLKLQAQGLPSSLLPDITPPASPDYKAYLDQPVFSHQDTELGLTSRREQRQAFVFQTPGQQSLAAIKLPWWNTITDQLEYAELAEQKLHLQTAMFNQVSPALMPSHSQPAAPLALIQQLIFWQTLSALLALLSLAGFILWWRARHQPAVIAASSSGPTPRSLQDDLKRACLSNDANNTRLALDAWARQYPETLADMAARDSTLSAALDALNSALYSENYSDWQGQALWQAIGNLSFNPQAQSSDDEQLPPLYPP
- a CDS encoding VWA domain-containing protein — protein: MFEFAWPWLFLLLPLPWLLRRFTPPARQHSAQLKVPFYAELETLQHQQSGVLARLHSHSFIYSLLWLLLLTAGARPQLHGSLPEQASSGRDLLIAVDVSSSMLYSDMHLDGRSVTRMELVKHWLDNFIAERHGDRLGLILFGSQAYLQAPLTYDHHSVRTWVQEAQPGIAGHTTAIGDAIGLAIKRLRQRPAQQRVLVLITDGANNSGVMAPTAAAQLAARYQIKVYTLGVGSAASQELANLIDASSLELDEHSLQDIAQITSGAYFHIADSTDLTHIHQALNQLEPSATYQKPQRQYQELYNWPLAAALVLSMLWIALRIYRTRTATKELN
- a CDS encoding DUF58 domain-containing protein; the protein is MGKSGRTHVDLEYLLGLRHHLAKVQLFSSPLQHSTLLGLHRSRLRGRGMDFDQVRAYQAGDDARSIDWRVTARTGEVHTKVFHEERERPVFIVVEQSLHVFFASTGNFKSVIAAQVASLFAWASLRHNDRVGGLVFTDADSTHIPTQRNKHSVLHFLQAIAAANQRLQHAMAQNTDNPLTDALLQARRLTRTGSLIILICNERHLTTQSSAMLRRLAEHAELLLLPLCDPLEHSLPHLGEAQFALGEKTLSINTDARNLREQWQQRGAAYQQAWQSIAQQLNAPLLPLSTTPCVLQQLQGFSLSKNSAAQVAADD
- a CDS encoding DUF4381 domain-containing protein, which gives rise to MISPEQLQPIILPPAVSWWPPALGWWLVLLLLLFLGGAWYYRAQIHPQRIQPANDDPLRDSALQQLQALNKPFDGQHAGPWLQQLNQLLKRICAARYPDFTSHTLSGREWLAFLDSRCPAAGLSRWMILVQGAYQPNCTLDDKSIMQLEQAIDTWIRKHV
- a CDS encoding AAA family ATPase; this encodes MSPHEALLALRHYLTNQILGQERLVDRLLIALLADGHLLVEGAPGLAKTKAIKYLAEGLEASFQRIQFTPDLLPSDITGSDIYRPESALFEFQQGPVFHNLILADEINRAPAKVQSALLEAMAEHQVSIGNSTYPLPSLFLVTATQNPIEQEGTYPLPEAQLDRFLMHVKIGFPDAQIERKILQQARGIALHGETKPPQQLTQDIIFAARKEILNLYMADAMEEYLIQLVIATRTPAKYDAQLAQWIRFGASPRGSIAIDRCARAHAWLAGRDYVSPEDIQAVIFDTLRHRIILSFEAEAAGIDQEQVLQLLLDVVAVA
- a CDS encoding RluA family pseudouridine synthase, with translation MPLSSIEIIYADADILVVNKPTLLLSVPGRAADNKDCLITRLQDNGYPDALIVHRLDWETTGLMVLARNAEAHRELSRQFHDREVEKRYTALCWGQFTEDAGQVELPLRYDPPNKPRQIVDHELGKHALTFWQVLERNPDYCRIELTPYTGRSHQLRVHMQAIDHPILGDILYAHDLAVQAAPRLCLHANALSITQPNSKQRLDFNCPTPF
- a CDS encoding lipid A biosynthesis lauroyl acyltransferase, translated to MKHSGFDIAFLHPRYWLLWLGLALLWLLTQLPYVFLLALGRGLGRIMLYLAGSRRHIVRRNLELCFPHLSEPEREQLLRENFASMGIAFFEMAMSWWWPKKRLSKLLKVEGLEHLQAAQEQNQGVILMAIHFTTLEIGAALLGQRHTIDGMYRAHNNPVFDYVQRRGRERHNADSRAIEREDVRGMLKVLRQGRAIWYAPDQDYGPKQSLFVPLFGVPAATVTATSKFAKLGRAQVIPMTQTRLPHAQGYLIKIEPALSNFPGASDEEDCLRLNQWVEQAISQQPEQYLWAHRRFKTRPEGEAKLY
- the minE gene encoding cell division topological specificity factor MinE, translated to MSIIDFFRTRKKAPSASLAKERLQIIVAHERGQRDEPDYLPALQKELVEVIRKYVKIDQEQVQVALDSKGSCSILELNITLPDR